In a single window of the Tigriopus californicus strain San Diego chromosome 2, Tcal_SD_v2.1, whole genome shotgun sequence genome:
- the LOC131893614 gene encoding maternal embryonic leucine zipper kinase-like gives MPAYDGNATYQASYYSALDGLFELHETVGSGGFAKVKLATHVATGEKVAIKIMDKRQLGEDLPRIRLEISAMQVLRHQNICKLFQVIETETKIFMVLEYCPGGELFDYIVERDRLCESESRAFFRQIAAAMAYIHQSGYAHRDLKPENILIDEDQNLKLIDFGLCANPKGGMASVLETCCGSPAYAAPELVTGQNYLGSEADIWSMGVLLYALLCGFLPFDDENISALYRKIQSGKYEKPAWLSAGSVALLDAMLQTDPRRRITVNELLLHPWLMVGYDTPVQWQSKFHATDLESDVVQQIARHRLAPPQGVMEQIRKWDYSSNLVATYFILLDRKQKGRPFQLAAGAKSPLGELSANHTPRRNLAHELGGGGSDSGPLGTSPRGLHNSLEGGLDDVDLLSLSSPNGSKGGGSGAGEFDRNTKNRASERYPVPNKKRAAYQENKENHQGGGTPNQHHHHHNQHPNNSLNSPLSPSRSMDSGLNSNPSTPKSHKSGAKDDWVFATPDKPIGGSGKHNRKVFGSIERGLDKMKNMLTPRKGRYGSSSECAPALVTGKALCNVSTTSQHNPDSVLNDLARALAAKGIPCQQKGYILRGKIKDQSGMAKLSFELEVCRIPNLNVIGIRRKRLKGDAWCYKKVCEEVLSMAKA, from the exons ATGCCGGCCTACGACGGCAATGCCACCTATCAGGCCAGTTACTACTCGGCCTTGGACGGGCTGTTCGAATTGCACGAGACCGTGGGCTCGGGCGGGTTCGCCAAGGTCAAGTTGGCCACCCATGTGGCCACGGGCGAGAAGGTGGCCATCAAAATCATGGACAAGCGGCAGTTGGGCGAGGACTTGCCTCGGATTCGGCTAGAAATCAGCGCTATGCAAGTGCTCAGACACCAGAACATTTGCAAACTCTTCCAG GTGATTGAAACCGAGACGAAGATCTTCATGGTCTTGGAATATTGTCCGGGGGGTGAGCTCTTCGACTACATCGTGGAGCGCGACCGCCTTTGCGAATCCGAGTCCCGCGCTTTCTTCCGCCAAATCGCCGCCGCCATGGCCTACATCCACCAGTCCGGATACGCCCACCGGGATCTCAAGCCCGAGAACATCCTCATCGACGAGGACCAGAACCTCAAACTGATCGACTTTGGACTGTGCGCCAATCCCAAGGGCGGCATGGCCTCCGTTCTGGAGACTTGCTGCGGCTCACCCGCTTACGCCGCACCCGAACTCGTCACCGGGCAGAACTACCTCGGCTCGGAAGCCGACATCTGGTCCATGGGCGTGCTCTTGTACGCCCTCCTCTGCGGCTTCCTGCCTTTCGACGACGAGAATATCAGTGCCCTCTATCGGAAGATCCAATCCGGAAAGTACGAGAAACCCGCCTGGTTGAGTGCGGGCAGTGTGGCGCTTCTGGACGCCATGCTCCAGACGGATCCTCGCCGCCGAATCACCGTCAACGAACTCCTCCTTCATCCCTGGCTCATGGTGGGCTATGACACGCCCGTCCAATGGCAGTCCAAGTTCCACGCCACGGACCTCGAGTCCGACGTGGTCCAGCAGATTGCTCGGCATCGCCTAGCCCCGCCCCAGGGGGTGATGGAGCAGATCCGGAAATGGGACTACAGCTCCAACCTGGTGGCCACCTACTTCATCCTCTTGGACCGCAAGCAGAAGGGTCGACCGTTCCAGTTGGCGGCTGGCGCCAAGTCGCCTTTGGGTGAGCTCAGCGCCAACCACACCCCAAGGCGGAACTTGGCCCACGAATTGGGCGGGGGGGGCAGCGACAGCGGGCCTCTCGGGACCTCACCCCGGGGACTGCACAACTCGTTGGAGGGCGGTCTGGACGACGTGGACCTGCTCTCCCTCAGCAGTCCCAACGGCTCCAAGGGCGGCGGCAGTGGCGCGGGCGAGTTCGATCGGAACACCAAGAATCGTGCCTCAGAACGCTATCCGGTGCCCAATAAGAAGCGAGCCGCCTACCAGGAGAACAAAGAGAACCACCAGGGGGGTGGCACGCCcaaccaacaccaccaccaccacaaccaacACCCGAACAATAGCCTGAATAGCCCGCTGTCGCCGTCCCGATCCATGGACAGTGGACTCAACTCGAACCCGTCCACGCCCAAATCACACAAGTCCGGGGCCAAGGACGACTGGGTGTTCGCCACGCCCGACAAACCCATCGGCGGGAGCGGCAAGCACAATCGTAAAGTGTTTGGCAGCATCGAGCGCGGACTCGACAAGATGAAGAACATGTTGACGCCACGCAAGGGCCGCTACGGCTCCTCATCGGAGTGCGCGCCCGCTTTGGTCACGGGCAAGGCCCTGTGTAACGTGTCCACCACTTCGCAACACAACCCGGACTCCGTGCTCAACGATCTGGCCCGTGCTCTGGCGGCCAAGGGCATCCCCTGTCAGCAGAAGGGCTACATTCTCCGGGGCAAGATCAAGGACCAATCCGGCATGGCCAAGCTCTCCTTTGAGCTGGAGGTGTGCCGAATACCCAACCTGAATGTGATCGGAATCCGGCGGAAACGCCTCAAAGGCGACGCCTGGTGTTACAAAAAGGTCTGCGAGGAAGTGCTCAGCATGGCCAAGGCTTGA
- the LOC131893619 gene encoding ubiquitin-conjugating enzyme E2 S-like, translating into MSDPDSEAKQVKQVKEEVKEEEVPVNSDERLTLLRARPFPPRVPPRRLWTFEIANKPRLKADNRSIAPGTDGLAREKRRAHGLHIHGRLVDLFRKGPEKDPKRTRKAGPALEPGSIMVSNMENLNPQVMRYLGKEIQSLHAHPLEGVRVLVNDKDITSIEALVDGPADTPYAGGRFRVRLVLGKDFPASPPKGLFLTKIFHPNVSAKGEICVNTLKRDWQADLGLKHILLTIKCLLIVPNAESALNEEAGKLLLEHYDDYCTRARLYTEIHAQSTAGPGWSSSPSSDQPLKESSQSHSSRSSGSKSSSSQWSATSSSSANASASASAATDPANKKMGAKTLAKKEKSIKDKKRQLKRL; encoded by the exons atgagtgatCCCGATTCCGAAGCGAAGCAAGTGAAGCAAGTGAAAGAAGAagtgaaggaagaagaagtgcCAGTGAACTCTGATGAAAGATTGACGCTCCTCCGAGCGAGGCCTTTCCCACCCAGAGTCCCACCCAGACGTTTATGGACGTTCGAGATTGCCAACAAGCCCAGATTGAAGGCGGATAATAGATCGATCGCCCCTGGAACGGACGGGCTTGCACGGGAAAAGCGGAGAGCTCACGGTCTGCACATTCACGGGCGACTGGTTGATCTTTTCAG AAAGGGACCCGAAAAGGACCCGAAAAGGACCCGAAAAGCCGGCCCGGCCCTTGAGCCTGGATCGATCATGGTGTCCAACATGGAGAACCTGAACCCGCAAGTCATGCGCTACTTAGGCAAAGAGATCCAATCCCTGCACGCCCACCCGTTGGAGGGCGTGCGCGTCTTGGTCAACGACAAGGACATCACCTCGATCGAGGCGCTGGTCGACGGGCCGGCCGATACGCCGTACGCCGGCGGGCGCTTTCGGGTCCGCCTGGTCTTGGGCAAGGACTTTCCGGCCAGTCCGCCCAAGGGCCTGTTTCTCACCAAAATATTCCACCCCAACGTGTCCGCCAAGGGCGAGATCTGCGTCAACACGCTCAAACGCGACTGGCAAGCCGACCTGGGCCTCAAGCACATCCTCCTCACCATCAAATGCCTCCTCATCGTGCCCAACGCCGAGTCCGCCCTCAACGAGGAGGCCGGCAAGTTGCTGCTCGAGCACTACGACGACTACTGCACGCGGGCCCGCCTCTACACCGAGATCCACGCCCAATCCACTGCGGGGCCGGGCTGGTCCTCATCGCCCTCGAGTGACCAACCCCTCAAGGAGAGTAGCCAAAGCCACAGCAGCAGGAGTAGTGGTAGTaagagtagtagtagtcaATGGTCCGCCACTTCCTCGTCCTCTGCCAACGCCAGCGCCAGCGCCAGCGCCGCCACGGACCCGGCCAATAAGAAGATGGGCGCCAAGACCTTGGCCAAGAAGGAGAAATCCATCAAGGATAAGAAGCGACAACTCAAACGTCTTTGA
- the LOC131893616 gene encoding zinc finger protein 675-like (The sequence of the model RefSeq protein was modified relative to this genomic sequence to represent the inferred CDS: added 68 bases not found in genome assembly) translates to MSAPTSIKPERSNDDDQTDLARLILNSSVEAIMEAIGPKVFDKLSIWEIILHKATQSQDFNAMDLVIQDVENILMELKLLMSHCFDHVELTRRKTRAILNQPKVGVNISKFLANAIEVESGFWHQKDPDHVTYRNALEVGLLIPLVLSDPWQPVAHARTNDKTPAKKRTRRPSSVDDDPEYVARRRVPGQSTKPAKCAKCGKDYGPGESHKTHMPQCPAALKYKKVGAFMYCRYDHCPNPEKAYKLREDILRHFDEQHFTDEARTIPCTYDGCPQMFATVTLRNIHIRQSHEKLFACHQCPKRFWSEKNLNDHIKNSHTLKENGEAPAKAVELCRKCGKMMARTSLSKHESRCTGYACPNPQWKEVDGEFFCTVHDCHIKHGFTSMYGLRVHFFNSHLDDAEKQFECDHCGKRYADRIMFRKHVKAVHIKPYLCSLCPGRFGNKSQLDEHKKIHTGDKPHACDQCDFKCAKKSNLIDHKQKKHNDLAGRNFHCGICGKVFFTSGRLTSHFRIIHHDGLMVEGTPKKKSVKRRQCLSKRVVLVNGPEKNLSGQAEQDMAVDFLMSQDQADEFL, encoded by the coding sequence GATCCTCAACTCGAGTGTGGAGGCCATCATGGAGGCCATAGGCCCCAAAGTGTTCGACAAGTTATCCATTTGGGAGATCATTCTGCATAAGGCCACGCAGAGCCAAGATTTCAATGCCATGGATCTGGTGATTCAGGACGTGGAGAACATCCTCATGGAATTGAAGCTCCTCATGAGCCATTGCTTTGACCACGTGGAGCTCACCCGGCGCAAAACGCGAGCGATCCTAAATCAACCCAAAGTGGGCGTGAACATCTCCAAGTTTCTGGCCAATGCCATCGAAGTGGAAAGCGGCTTTTGGCACCAAAAAGACCCGGACCACGTCACCTATCGAAACGCGCTTGAGGTGGGACTGCTCATTCCCTTGGTCTTGTCCGATCCCTGGCAGCCAGTGGCACACGCCCGGACCAATGATAAAACCCCCGCCAAAAAGCGGACTCGTCGTCCCAGCTCAGTCGATGATGATCCGGAATATGTGGCCCGCCGGCGAGTTCCGGGCCAGTCGACCAAACCCGCCAAGTGTGCCAAATGTGGTAAGGATTACGGCCCGGGAGAGAGCCACAAGACGCACATGCCCCAGTGTCCAGCCGCATTGAAGTACAAGAAAGTGGGCGCCTTCATGTACTGTCGCTACGAccattgtcccaatccagaGAAGGCCTACAAACTACGTGAGGACATCCTGCGGCACTTCGACGAGCAACATTTTACCGATGAAGCCCGTACCATCCCCTGTACCTACGATGGATGCCCACAAATGTTCGCCACGGTCACATTGCGCAATATCCACATCCGCCAGAGTCACGAGAAGTTGTTTGCTTGCCATCAATGTCCAAAACGTTTCTGGTCCGAGAAGAACCTAAACGATCACATCAAGAACAGCCACACGTTGAAGGAGAATGGCGAGGCACCGGCCAAAGCCGTCGAGTTGTGCCGCAAATGCGGCAAGATGATGGCCCGCACCTCGCTTAGCAAGCACGAAAGTCGGTGCACGGGTTACGCTTGTCCCAACCCTCAATGGAAAGAAGTTGATGGGGAGTTTTTCTGCACGGTGCACGACTGCCATATCAAACACGGCTTTACCAGTATGTACGGTCTGCGGGTGCATTTCTTCAATTCGCATTTGGACGATGCCGAGAAGCAGTTTGAGTGTGATCATTGCGGGAAAAGATATGCCGACCGCATCATGTTCCGCAAACATGTCAAGGCGGTCCACATCAAACCTTATTTATGCAGCTTGTGCCCGGGTCGATTCGGCAACAAGAGCCAATTGGACGAGCACAAGAAGATCCATACGGGTGACAAACCGCACGCTTGTGATCAGTGCGACTTCAAATGTGCAAAGAAGTCCAACTTGATCGACCACAAACAGAAAAAGCACAACGACTTAGCCGGACGGAACTTTCATTGCGGCATTTGCGGCAAGGTGTTCTTCACCTCTGGTCGGCTCACCAGTCATTTCCGCATCATTCATCATGACGGGCTGATGGTCGAAGGCACGCCCAAGAAAAAGAGCGTCAAACGCCGCCAGTGCTTGTCCAAGCGTGTAGTATTAGTGAATGGCCCCGAGAAGAACTTGAGCGGACAAGCCGAGCAGGATATGGCCGTTGATTTCCTGATGAGTCAAGACCAGGCTGATGAATTCCTGTAG
- the LOC131893368 gene encoding ras-related protein Rab-24-like, whose protein sequence is MSPPSDVKVVLLGTEYCGKSSLVERYLHDRFRGENCYQNTVGAAYGSKLFEINVNGSPRALIMGIWDTAGSERYQSMSRLYYRSARAAILCFDITCRESWAKVQFWKKEVQRHERLCRIYLCATKMDKLLAEDQADGTEGHAPAIEGAVVSRFAQESEAALFHTSSKTGQQIAWDFVQDPVNFTSDYDSLVDLNRRESRRDKYKCCFFF, encoded by the exons ATGAGCCCACCCAGCGATGTCAAAGTGGTGCTACTAGGGACGGAGTACTGCGGCAAGAGCTCCTTGGTGGAGCGCTACTTGCACGACCGGTTCCGAGGAGAAAATTGCTATCAGAACACGGTCGGAGCCGCCTATGGATCCAAGTTG TTTGAAATCAACGTGAACGGAAGTCCACGGGCCTTGATCATGGGCATTTGGGACACGGCCGGGAGTGAGCGCTACCAATCCATGAGCCGCTTGTACTACCGCAGCGCCCGGGCCGCCATCCTGTGTTTCGATATCACGTGCCGAGAATCCTGGGCCAAGGTGCAGTTCTGGAAGAAAGAGGTCCAGCGACACGAGCGACTCTGCCGCATCTACCTGTGCGCCACCAAAATGGACAAGCTACTGGCCGAGGATCAGGCCGACGGGACGGAGGGCCACGCCCCCGCCATTGAAGGGGCGGTGGTGAGTCGGTTCGCCCAAGAGAGTGAGGCCGCCTTGTTCCACACGTCGAGCAAAACTGGCCAACAA ATTGCTTGGGATTTCGTCCAAGATCCCGTCAACTTCACGTCGGATTACGACTCGTTGGTGGACCTCAATCGACGCGAGAGCCGCCGGGACAAGTACAAatgttgcttcttcttctaG